One stretch of Miscanthus floridulus cultivar M001 chromosome 18, ASM1932011v1, whole genome shotgun sequence DNA includes these proteins:
- the LOC136521776 gene encoding uncharacterized protein, whose amino-acid sequence MADFGDELFLDVGDDGFGDLSDVSFFESIELNLACPRHVLSPGFDPETLTPTLGSPISFDSDPDLRRLSPSLTRSPPFWDCLEDDAASFEWEEIADAAPGVGSGAGGGGGGGGGGGGLEGEADADVVGFLDERQMLGVMEGIDSGDDDSIFSDEPPFDFGDDDAELEGIFRSGVGWELLPASLDDEFEILPGHVVDVGGAPPAARVAVERLQVVAVRGEEAAQGCAVCKEGMEQGGLATGLPCGHFYHGVCIGPWLAIRNTCPVCRYELPTDDPEYERRRATRRSAGGSTPQLGTPMRI is encoded by the coding sequence ATGGCGGACTTCGGCGACGAGCTCTTCCTCGACGTCGGGGACGACGGGTTCGGAGACCTCTCCGACGTCTCCTTCTTCGAGTCCATCGAGTTGAATCTCGCCTGCCCACGCCACGTCCTCTCCCCGGGCTTCGatcccgaaaccctaacccccacACTGGGGTCCCCCATCTCCTTCGACTCCGACCCCGACCTCCGCCGCCTCTCCCCCTCGCTGACCCGCTCCCCGCCCTTCTGGGACTGCCTCGAGGACGACGCCGCTAGCTTCGAGTGGGAGGAGATCGCGGACGCTGCCCCCGGCGTCGGCAGcggggctggcggcggcggcggtggcggagggggagggggaggactAGAAGGAGAGGCCGACGCTGACGTGGTCGGATTCCTCGACGAGCGGCAGATGCTGGGCGTGATGGAGGGCATCGACAGCGGGGACGACGACTCGATCTTCTCCGACGAGCCTCCGTTCGACTTCGGCGATGACGACGCGGAGCTTGAAGGCATCTTCCGGAGCGGCGTCGGGTGGGAGCTGCTCCCGGCGTCGCTGGACGACGAGTTCGAGATTCTGCCGGGGCACGTCGTGGACGTGGGCGGCGCCCCGCCGGCGGCGCGCGTGGCGGTGGAGCGGCTCCAGGTGGTGGCCGTCAGAGGCGAGGAGGCCGCACAGGGGTGCGCTGTGTGCAAGGAAGGGATGGAACAGGGGGGGCTCGCCACAGGGCTGCCGTGCGGACATTTCTACCACGGGGTGTGCATCGGCCCATGGCTCGCCATCCGGAACACGTGCCCAGTGTGCCGGTACGAGCTGCCTACTGACGACCCTGAGTACGAGAGGCGGAGGGCGACGCGCCGTTCCGCtggtggctcaacgccacagttGGGTACACCTATGCGAATTTGA